The following DNA comes from Fundulus heteroclitus isolate FHET01 chromosome 1, MU-UCD_Fhet_4.1, whole genome shotgun sequence.
GCGGCAAGAGAGGCGAGCTCAGCAGCTCCGAAGACTTCAGGAGATCAACACTCGCCGGCGGGAGGAGAAGCTGCAGCAGGACCAAGAGAGGCTGGACAGACTTTTGGCCGTACAAGTACGAGTCACTTTaaatttgtacatttaaaaaaaaaaaaattcaacatttaagcaaaattgagaaaataacacaacatatttaaattatttttttttttttactattgttAAGTGAAATCAATGGAAATATGCTCTACTTACCCAATGATTGCAGTGCTGCAGCGACAGCCAAAGACACCGCGACTCTGAAAGCagttgttatgccataagctggttgaatattcttattattattattaattataatttggtattataatttaaataataaatcattcaactcaaaatttcgctataacaaatatagttcaaatggtggtgatgttagctataagcttctaagtatttataccactaatgcattagttaactttctgttatgaactcatttatgctggaataaacgatcaggtcggactgttaaccgaccaggtttatccagcaggctgtgagaaccccaatgtaactgcaattagagtttaaatccttattccttatcaccatccaatgatattgtctctgtattaatatcagatgttaactccaaaggaggttagctctgaattctgaataaccaggcaactgtgaattggactgaacacaaaacaatgtctattccgcagtggttggttttattgaaccaaaagcaattccctgttacagtaattctctgattcaacaactttggaattcttactcattactaaactaaaacatgcaaaatatatatgtggaaataaagaacaaaacaaaaataaacaatggattaaaatgagcggttagcagatcttaacttaactcacagttcggatacacgtcaccctcccaagatggctgctacgatgacgtatgaggggaggtcctaatgacgtaaccacgcttacgctgataggataatgcctcgcttcgaggggcgcagctaactgggagtttaagcaaagcccgcgacttgagctcggacaaagagattaaattgataagaagaagcgaaaagagagagggggggaaagcagggaaaaagatgaaaagaaatgaagcagtaacccacggcggggttcttgatggatcacaaatcaacacagcaaaaatcaattgtaaaatgcatgcacatacaaagaaaatgttcagcaaaataattccaacttcgtcgtggaataaaagcattaaccaacacctacaaagttctaacgcctgcccaggcacttctaaacaccctgttggtgagacagaaataaaaggggagaccccgttactttgaggtgcctcggggctggtccggagcgctccgagtaaggcggctttctggacgcgtcttgacgagcgcggttgtccgcaggctgcagcgggacgggggagaagctccttcgtttcttcctccgggttcacagtcgctttgttggccagacaaagcggggtcctcttcgatcagtgggagatccggcgtctctcagtcttttgatcagagggaatttaatagtacttatttaagtcgacctcctgttatgtaaagcagggaataaccgttgcgtcgaaaaatctcggtccagcgagcaatcgaacacgtggcgtgggatcaccccaacggagACAGCTGTGTCTTCttgggttggctaaaagccagggaagaaggaagattgtcgtgtgtgatcggcttttatagccatcaccatagcaaccttatcttgatcggcggcacgtatgaactggcacaacacagTCGTTGTTGAGTCACTGTGCCACCGGGCGATCACAGAGCTTTGTGTGtacaggagctgctggaggacgGCCTGTTGGACCAGTTTCACAAAAGCCTGGTGGAGCTCAACATGGATTCAGCCGAGGAGCTGCAGTCGTACATCAACAAGCTGCAGGTCGCCGTGGAGCCGGGGAggctgaagctgctgcagggCGACGGAGCCGAGGGGAAGATGGAGGTACGGCGGcttcttaaatgtatttttgtttagaTTGTCAACATACTGCCATGCATTTgccagaagattttttttaaatgtcagcttTTAGGTGGCCTGCGAGTAAAACgtggaacaaaaataaaccataaatttttttttgactttaTCGTTAGAGAATCGTGATTTTGGTATCTTGTAAAGATGTTCTGATCAGGATTTTTTCTCTCCATAATAATTAGGCTCGTTTAACATTATTAATTTGTCcatttagtttccattttaaaGCAGCACGGTCTCTtcccccagattccacatcaTCCGTGTCTGCTCTGAACTGGTCAAGCTTCACAATTATAATcatagcaaacaggaaaaagaacgtCAAAAACCTCTTACCTTTTTCAAAGTTAAATAGTGTAAATAGAGATTGTTAACCACaaataaatgattattttttaaatattcacaataaaattacctgttttatttaaatattggatGCTAACCACTCTTTTTGCACCATATTTGTCAtgtcaacattttatttgaaacgtGGTAATCCCCTCCAATTAGATTTGCATTCTGCCTGTAATGACGATGATCACACATGCTCTCCTCGGGCTCCAAGAAACTTTGGAGCGGACCTAGACGGAGTAGCCGTAGGCTTTGCTTTTCACGGACTCATGGAGGCGGTCTGGAACGGACAGGTACAGgagcggaggatgtggaattacaGGGttagttttgacccaagtatcagcttaatttgagatatattcaattatttttcagGTTAATATGCAGCACTTGGCGCGTGTCGATGCTCCGTGAGGGCTGCCTTTCTCAAAAACTTTCCTATGTAACTTAAGAGGGTCGGATCCAacgctgaatgggtcatgtgacctagaggtcatgtgacctagaacGCCGCTttacggcagtctgagctccccttaaacGCAAGAGCTAACATGGTTCCACTTTTTTCATCCTCTCATAACTCCATGACTTTTCAATCTGATGGTCCAAAGGGGTTTGTTATCAGATTACAAAACACTGAGACAGACTGTTTAaagtctctttttgaataacaGCGCATGCGCTACAccatcttaccttgctcttccactcctgagggggggatcgcgtgaaaaagaaatctcccaaatccactctggtcttatttctttctactgaggcctcctcttcttttcataaacatgaatgcggttcgcttcttgtgactctcagccatgtttaaagtcTACTGTGAGAGGAGTacagctacaatgaatggctaacagctaagctaaccgctaagctaactggattcATAAACAAgaagtgtgcagccagcaagcagaaaataGGAAGGAACGTTCACGCACgttggcgttacgtgagcgcgtcagaatggcATGTGGATAAAGTGATACCTCCAAAACTTGAAGGACAGAGgagagtgagagcaggaacaaaaacaattacaaatcCCTGCTCTTCGTACCGCACGGAAGAGATTGGTTGGAGTTTTTACAGGTcagcagctcccacagagaattattttttttcctttaacctcctttttgtgaatacataatatattcACTACTGTTACCCAGTATAGCAAAAAGTGtgtctgaacaggattaccaactatagctttaatgttGCACCACTGTTCTCAGTGGCCTTCATGGGCCCTAAACCAGGAAGTTACAGGTcaagcgcccctagtggctaaaagttacacggtgctgctttaataaCTAACTCTTCCTTAGTGCTTTTGTATTGGGATTGTATCAGACCTAACTAACTCTCCTCAAATCGCTGCTCGAGCATATGTTAGCCTAACTCTTTTAAGAAACGTGCTATAGTTCTCTGACATGTCAAATGAGCATCAtagcattttcatttgtttttttaactcgcACCATAATTGTAACTGTATTGGGTCACCTGTCCACATCATTGCATTCAGGTAGGTCACACCTACATGACCACAGGTGCCTCTTAGTTCTGGTATAAGGAGCTCTTAATGCTTCAGCATAACACAGTTTGGAGAATTTTGTACTCTTAACCTGTTCCTATAAAAAGAGCAGTTTGGGGACAGACCCTTCCTGTCGCATCACGTCCATACCCAGGTCCACAAATCAAGGTCTTTCAAAAGACATGGGTGAACATATTTGATGAGGATCAACTTGACCTAAACCTGATAGAACAACTTCAGGATGAAATGGAGGGAGACATCAGTGTTATTCACACTCTGGTGGGAAAATGATTGAAAATGTCCATAAAGTGACTTCTAAACCTTAATGAAACCTCCCCCACAAGAGCATCGACATCGCGTTAGACCCGATGGAATAAGAAGTCAAATTCATAGGTGTGTGAATGCAGATGAGGGAATACTTTAGGCAATATAAACTTAGGTCTTTTTCCTGCTGGTAATAACTGCATCAACAtgtcaaacagaaaaaatgtcGTCCTGCTTCATAAACTGTAGGCTTTGCTTTGAAGTTTGTAAATTTTAATCACTGGCATTTTAGCTACAGTTTTGTGAAAGCGGTCTCCATCTCAATGGCTCTTTTTATctggataaataaaggtttaataaaaaccGTGACACAGGCCAATATAGTACACTCTCCATTTCAATGCAAACATCATTCTAATGGATTATTGGTAGGGCTTATCCTCTTAAATCTGTTAGATTAACATTATTTAATTGTCAAGATGAACATGAAGATAGGCcagtatttttgtatttaaatggCTTGCccaaaaaaggtaatttaaaaaaataataatctgggatacaaactccattgcttttaaaaaaaaccttgatcAACACCTGGGATCTGATGGGGATGTCCCTCGTAAAATTCCCTCTCTCAGGGGGAAtttttacacacaaaataaGACTTATACAGGCAACCTGACCAATTTAGCCATTCAAAGTATCAGTTAAATTAGACAATTGTTTTCCATTTGGTATTGCTTTAGATCTTGATCCTGTAGAAAACTATGTATGAAATAGTTTCCCAGACACCTGGTGCTGTTTGCTCTGTTTCTGAATCAGTTTTCATTTCAGACACGCAGCTTCTGTGTTATAGATCTGCTCAAATGAAATCAGACATACATGCATTGttaaattaatgtttatttaatgtatCAAGCTTAGATACCTGGAGTTCTGATGAATAGTTTGAGCTTAAAAGAGATAGATCAGCGcaacattattttgtttaatgttaAATTCTATTATCACTGAAATAGTTATTGTGGatgtaacatttttaacatctgttgtatttaaaaaaattataaggaaaataatatttataatagGTCCTATAAAAATCGAaatgccacaaaaaataaactgtatttatttcacaattagTTCTCAAGTTGAAACACCCCTGGGTGATACAGCGGGACAATGATCTGAGGCACACCAGCAGGCTCACCTCTGAGcggctcaaaaaaaaaaaaaaaagggttttatagtggcctagtcaaagtcaggaCCTAGATGCGACTGAGATTCTGTGAGGTAATCTTAAACGGGCTGTTAACGCTTGAAAACTGATGAGGTTGAGTTAAACAATCCCTCCAAGAGTCACCAAGTGTGGCACAGCTAGCTATAAGGTTTGGAtggcagatattttttttttacatggattatTAAAAGGTTGGTCTGGATTACACTCTTCCACAATaagtaaaatacaaatgttAAAACTGCATCACACGTTTACTCAGGTTTGTCTTTCCTTGCTGCTGATTCTGGTTTATTATCCATACTCCTTCTGCTTGATTTGACTGCGGCCTTTGATACAATTTCACACACCATCCTTCTTGAAAGGCTTTCCTCTCTTGTTACTGTAAACACACCCCTCAGCTGGTTCCATTTGTATCTTTAAGGTCCCAcagggctctgtcctgggacACTTGTTCGTCATTTACCTTCTCCTCTTTGGTTATATCTGTCGCGAGCATCATATTCAGTTTCACTGCTATGCaaatgacacccagctctatctCTCCACCAAACCTAATGCTACACTTCCACCTTCATCCCTCACTGATTGTCTCCTTGAAATAAAACACTGGTTCTCCTTAaactttcttaattttttaacaaaacataacTTCTTTTAATTGGCACTAAATCAGTTCTAACTAAACTTCATAACTTCTCCACCTTTCCCTCCTCTattaagagtctgggtgtcatcctcgacAGCACCTTCTCCTTCGCTCCCCATTTAAATAATATCACACGATCAGCCTTCTTCCATCTTCGAAATATTAATCATCTACATCCTTCTCTTCTATGTTTTATACAGGGCACTGTAGATAACATATCAAGCCATAGTACTGTATAATGAGCACAGTTTCTGTATTTGCTCTGTGCTTGGCTTCACAGCAAGCATGCACATACACTCTTTGGGAAAAGTGAGGAGGAATCCTAGTGATCAAACTGCATCCGAAGCATGAAAATTTAGATGATCCAGTCATTTTTATTTCGTAGAGTCTTAATGAACGGCCGGGATTGGTGGATTATCTGTGCCTGACATGACGCCCGAGGCTTTTCTCCCGCTGTCTGCCAGGTGTCGGAGTCAGAGCAGCCCATGGATGAAGGAGACGGAGTGGCGCTGATGGATCCAGACTTCCCCGAGGACCCGCTGTCAGAAAAATCTGCCGGCGTTGTTCAGGTAGCGGCGCAGTGAGACTGCAGATCCTCCCATAAATACACTGGCCCTCATTAACGCGGCGCCGACTGGGGAATGTGGAGAACAATCTGCAaactttgcttaaaaaaaacaaaaacacagatgttgCGACAGGACTTGGAGGCGAGTtgactcttcttcttctttttttccagcctgCGTTCAACATGGCCGAGTACCACCAGCTGTTCGTGGGGACGGAGCGGCTGCGGTGTCCTGAAATTCTGTTTCAGCCTTCCCTGATCGGAGAAGACCAGATGGGACTGATGGAGACGCTGCAGTATGTCCTGGCGAGGTAAAATGTCTGCTTTCTATGCTAAATGGATTCTTTTAAAATCATACATACGCATCTATTCTTACTCGAGTTCATTAGCAGAGCGGTGTTTTATTATATGGAAAATACTAGTTAGAACGTCACAGATGTTTTGATTTCCTCCGCACCACCAACAGGTACACCCCCCAGCAGCAGGAGGCGCTGGTGAGCAATGTGTTTCTGACAGGAGGCAACATGCAGTACCCTGGCATGAAGGAGCGAGTGGAGAGGGAGCTGCTGGCATTGAGGCCCTTTCAGTCTCATTTCAAGGTACCGGCAACATCTTTTAAAGtgtcttttttaataatgtgtcttaaaaaaaaatgcaaattttgtaaaacatgaggctaattttgaaaaaaaatggttttgaatGGAAAAAGGGGCATCAATTTTTTTTAGTGTGAACTGAGTCCACTATCCATTATCGTAAAGCTCAACATTTTACGATGAAGGAatttttttaactgcaaaaaaaagggaaattaagaagtaatgtaatatatatataaacatgctGTACATTCCCTAAACTAGCCATAGGTCTACATACTGTCACTTTAAAAGCAcaactaaaatgtgttttattaggattttaagtGACAGACTGGGTTTTCTGAAAAGTGCGGTGGGCATTCTTCATATTTACCGGCCGTGAGTCAAACAATTATAAAACTTCAGTTGTTTTCAACTCAATGCAGAGATTATTTCTTTATTCCCCagggaaaataaatgttactgTCGCTTTCTGTGAGGCATCGCACGCTGACTGCTGGCAGGAGGGACTTCCTGATGCCGTTTGCtctttcttctttgcagaatagttCAAGCACAGTCAGACAGGGTGAAGAGCGGCTGTGATCATCCATTTTAAAGTGCTGCCAATGTTTCCTATTTAGATTTAGGTTTGGATGTTTGAATGGGTTGAgccaacacatgaatatgctttgatgccAACCCTTCCACTGTATCTCTGGATTCATGTCTAGGGTTGTCCTGCTGAAGGTGAAAGTCTTTAGCAGTCTTTAGCAGGTTTTCATCCAGTGTTGTTCCGTATTTAGCTCCGTCCATCTTCATAATGACTCACCAGCTTCTTTTCCCTGCAGTTCTCCTCCAAACATAGCATTTTGCCTGCAGGCCAAAGTTCAAATGCAGCATTTCCTTTCGCAGGCTTGATGTGTTTCCTACATGGCCTGCGACTAGTTTTTGACTAATTAACATGTCTTTATTGCGACAGCAATTTTCTTCAGGCAACTTTTACAAAGAACAATTTTAGAATGTGCACTAGTAGTTATTGTGGCGAATAAATCTCCCTTTCTGGgcagctcctccagatttaCTGCTTCTCCTTAACCAGCCCTTCGTTATTTTTTAAGGCGAACCgccttgtcttggtaggtttgcagttttaCCATAACCATAATCTCATGCTGTTGCATAATGACCTGTTTTTTAGACACAGaactcacaaacactgaattcaaactcggCTCTTtactcaaccaactttttaccaaaactgcaagtctTCATAAAAGAAATGAggacacgtgctctctgaactgttTGAAAGGGGCGGGGCTTGATGACGCatcgttcctgggtctgcgttgtgattggttgtgaGGATGTAAAGACTGTAGTATCAACTTACATGactgaactttttactgacccctttttttctatcacaccacacgtctatcgatcaagaTGTTAAATTATCAAGCGGCCCCAACGTGCACTAAGAGATGTTTCAACCACGAGATATTTTTATTGTCCTCCCTACTTTAAATCTCTCCCGGAtccgtctgctgtgttccttggcctTCGTGACGCTgcttgttcactgatgttctctaacaaaccactGAGAGCAACAATGTAGTCCTTTAGGAGATTGAGATGATCTGTGTGTTACAAAGGTAAGCTCTAACCTCCCGACTCCACAGGTGGCGCTGGCGGCCCAGCCGGGCCTGGATGCATGGTACGGAGCGCGTGATTGGGCGTTGGCGCATCCAGCCGCAGCAGGAGCAGAGGGGTGGATTAGCAGGCAGGACTACGAGGAGAAAGGAGGAGAATATCTGAGCGAACACTGCGCCTCCAATGTCTTCGTTCCCATGAAGATCGCCAAACCTGTTCCCGCCCGTCCCACGGAGCCGCCTGTTGCTCTCCAGGCGCTGACAGGAGCGTCTGCCGCCGTGGCATCGGTTACACCTAGCCCAGCTCCATCCACATCCACAGAGCGCGCTGACGTCAGCATGGTCGCCTCCTGAAACGAGGAGTCAGTCCGATGTTTACTGAACTCATTTTAGACTGAAGTGAAGCATTTTGTTTAGTTTAGCAATCTCAGCCTTTCAGTTTGATCTCCATCAGGTTCTTTTCACAGCAGGTCTAACATGTTGGGGTCAGTTTCACAGTCATGTTACTAAAGACCTTGCTCTTTGATTCTGATGAAcctaaaataaatctttgacTGTTAAATTAGCAGAAAAcgctttttatttaaagttgttGTAACTATTACTAACATGCAATTTTATTATTGAAATATAACAGTCTACCCTAACGGCAGCCAAGCAGTCCTTTGCGATTGGAATATTGCACACATTAATACTGCGATGAAAAATGCGACTCATTTGTGGTGCAATGCTACATTTTGCCTGCTACATTtgtagcaacttttttttttgttgctgtattGATATTTGGGACCTTTTCTTGGACATCTCCCTTGTTCAGACCATCCTGTGTGAGAGTTTTGTGAATTTGTAAATaacttctgtaaaaaaaaatgctggtcGAAAACCTTTCATATTGAATGGTGATCAAGTTTTAAGGTCAAGtggaaacatttatttcaatattttgtaaatacaatttatttttgtttttgttttttttgaagaaCATGTCGATGCAgatgatttcttttaaataaagttgaGCCTGTTTCACCTTTTCAGTACATATTTGATTCTTCTAACCCCTCATTTCTAAATGAAATTAGTGATATGTTTAATATCTAgtgcattttaataaattacactCTAGATTAATTTTGAAACGTGATTCTCATGTTTAGAGATTCATTGCATGCAGAAAAATATATTctaaatgcaaattttttttattttattttgatcattATTGCTTACAGTAGAAAAATTAGAGTATTTAATTAtaccaataaaacattttcaatacaGAAATGGTAAGCTTTGGCCAACAGAATCAAAGGGAAGATTGCTGCGTTTGTTCAGCTTCTGATACCCTAATCCACAAAAGGTCAGTGCTAAAGAAGGGGGCTGTTCAGAATGCTGTATGCAAgtatattattgaaaagttgagtggaaggaaaaagtggcagaaaatgtgccaaaataaaggaaaagatGCAGCCTTGAGAAGATTGTTAAGCAAAACTGGTTCCAAGAGTTAAAGGGAGACTTTCAAGGCGTACTTGGCACTGCCGAGTCAGTATCGAATACAGGTTATTAGATATGAACCATCAATgttagctaaaataaaaaagttcatATACTGAATTGGTCTATGTCTAATAAATGCATCTATGCTTTCATTTTTACCTTTAATACTAAAACACTGTAGTTTCTTGAGGTATAGCTGCATAGTAAGCGTTTTAATAAAGTGTGAGAGCGGCTGCACAGACATAAAACACAGAACCTTTTTGTAATGTtgatacaaaacaacagaaacggTCAACTCTGACTCTTGTTAAATTGAATTATgtccaaatacattttgattattatttcagatttttaacatCCTAGTATTTAATAAAACCATAAGTCACAGGTTAAAGGCCACCCAGTCCTTTGATGATGTCTGTTCGGTTCAGGCTGAACAGATCCTTTCACCTACTAAGAATACATTACTCGGTGTTGCAGTATGCACTTGTCATCACTAGATGGCGaaaagcaacacaaaatgttacgtcttattttttttgagaCCTTTATATTTATAATTCCTGGTATGCTTTCCTACGGAGCTCAGTAAGAGTTGCCTTACTGCTGTTTCCTGTAATGAAACTCCGGTTTGTGTAAAAACTGGTTAATAAGCAGCTCAAATCCATTCTCATGCTCAGAGGCCAACCTTTTGGGTTCCAACTTGTTTTAACATCTGTTGTAAAGAAGAAAGTTTGAATCTGTCTGGCCAGCTCTTCTGGCAGATGCTTGGATTTCATTCTTTCTTGGCGATCACGCAGCAGGCCCGAGAGGTTTAATAGAATTACGTGGAAAACTGTGTCAGGGATCAAGGTTCAAACCAGCCTGTCCTGCTTCTCCTCATGTAGCAATGTGGCGGCTGTGCACGCCTACACACCCTTTAGAAAAGCCCCGGTCCCACAGCAGGGGCTAATAGAGGCCAATGAGACCATGGATGCCTTTTACTTCCATACGATTGGTTGAAGATTACAGTAACAGATTAAAATGGGGGGACTGAAGCAATCTAGTGTGCATGAAACCAAACTGTATAACCGCCTTTCCACAACTTTTTACGgatttgtgcatttttattttccactaCTAAAAGGCGGCACGGTGCAAGATCTTTGCCATGTAAAGCAGCACATTTCCTGCTGGGGCCAATCACCGTCATCATTATGTGCTTCTGGAGCATGTTTACCACATGGCTCAGGGGGAGGACTGTAACGACGAGGGCTTGTGTTTCCAAACAATCCCGCTGCCACCGAGTTGGCCGATGTCCAATTAGGAGGATTTGATTGTGAGCCTCAGTGTTGTAggtcagcaggagcagcagacgGGGATGAGCTAATGTCCCGCAGACCTGTCGTGGAGGAGAGGGAAAATAGAGTACGAGCGCTGGATCTGGGACAGACACCGCTAACCTTTTCACAAAGGAGCCAGAATGGCTCGCTTCTAATGGGGAAACCTAGTTATTAGCCTTTAAAAACCACCTGAGCAGAGACTTGATCCACAGTTGGAGCTGCACAGAGTGCATCAAATACACATTTGAGCCTTTCTACTGGTTGTCCTCTCCTGGCATGTTAGGCAGGCGCCATGTTGCAAATACAGGAACATACGGCTCTGCACCTTTCTACATTTTGTGCCACTGCAATCACAATGTGCGGTGTATTTTATGAGAGAGTCCAAAACAGTCACACTTAACTGCAAtgtagaagaaaataaaacatgtttttgaagTCCAATAGGCGTGGTGTCCATTTTTACTCAGTGCCATCACCTTGACACGCTAAAATTAGAGACTTTGCACCTTGATGCCTTCAGAAATCACGTGATTGGTGAAAAGAGCCTACCTGTGTGTTGGTTCGTCTCAGTATAAATACTGCTGTTAAAGGCCTCGGAGGTTCATTGGAGAACATGAGATAACAAAATGCATCGCGAggaaggaacacagcaggcaggcCGGGGGAACACTGTGGAGacctttaaagcagggttagacTTAGAGGCATATGataaccctggaggagctgcagagatccacagctcaggtaggtaAAAGGAGTTGGACAAGCTATTAATATATAAATTACACGATTGAGATGTATAAGTGTCCAGATATCTAATTAGACGGTGATGATATCTGACAAATGAATTTACAAGATCCTCCATTCTGCATCAGGATACCTCCCAAATATCCCGGGATAATAATCCTCATGTGACGAACGCGGCTGCTTTATTTTCCAGAGCAGTCCTCTGCGGTCGCTGTGGGATGTCACAGGCTGGGATGAAACATCTCTGATGTTGAAAGAGGGGCACTGAGCCAGACTGGATTGTATTTGTCTTCACATCCAATTAAACTGAGGCACACAGACGCCGCTCCGTTGGGGCAGATTGGGAGGACACAGTGTTTTTTCATCCCAGTGAGCTTTAGGTCTGATGATCCCTTTTGGCTTCtcctttgtttttaatcactgGTAGTCATTTTTCAGAAGTGCATGTTATAAACCTGAATtaagtgggttttttttctttttacagatgTCCTGCACCGTCTCTCTACAATCTAAGGTACAGTTGAAGCACCTGCTGGgaacatttaaatttcaaatgCATGAGAGCTACAAAGGCCGTGTTGCTTTTTTCCTGGGAACAATGGTCACTAAGCTGCGTTGCTGTGTTACCAAACACTCAGAGTTTGAGTAGGTCTGGGGCAACGCTGACCGGCTGCCCGAGAAGCCTGAAAAGGTGCAGAGACGGTGATCGAGTGTCCAAGATGA
Coding sequences within:
- the actr5 gene encoding actin-related protein 5 codes for the protein MASKDPPVCQIFSFQDSKTSPDPIFELPAHCAAPAAPIVIDNGSFQTRAGWAAEEADAPRLLFRSVAARSRGAARSETQIGNDIPNLEPLRWLLKSQFDRNVVVNFEIQELILDHVFTHLGLSSEGCVEHPILMTEAPCNPLHCRQMMSELLFECYRVPFVSYGVDGLYSFYHNNGRRNLQPPHTGIVLSSGYHCSHILPVVDGRLDAVNCKRVNVAGSQAASYLQRLLQLKYPGHLAAVTLSRMEELLHEHSYTAVDYHDELEKWRCPEFYEREVHRMQLPFSGKVPGGCVSAEERQERRAQQLRRLQEINTRRREEKLQQDQERLDRLLAVQELLEDGLLDQFHKSLVELNMDSAEELQSYINKLQVAVEPGRLKLLQGDGAEGKMEVSESEQPMDEGDGVALMDPDFPEDPLSEKSAGVVQPAFNMAEYHQLFVGTERLRCPEILFQPSLIGEDQMGLMETLQYVLARYTPQQQEALVSNVFLTGGNMQYPGMKERVERELLALRPFQSHFKVALAAQPGLDAWYGARDWALAHPAAAGAEGWISRQDYEEKGGEYLSEHCASNVFVPMKIAKPVPARPTEPPVALQALTGASAAVASVTPSPAPSTSTERADVSMVAS